From Onychostoma macrolepis isolate SWU-2019 chromosome 05, ASM1243209v1, whole genome shotgun sequence, one genomic window encodes:
- the pafah1b2 gene encoding platelet-activating factor acetylhydrolase IB subunit beta, protein MSAEENPAAEPAPVIDVQGDGRWMSQHNRFVQECKDAEPDVLFVGDSMVQLMQQYEVWRELFSPLHALSFGIGGDTTCNVLWRLQNGELENIRPRVVVLWVGTNNHEHTADQVAGGILAIAQLLLSRLPKSKIIVLGLLPRGEFPNPLREKNAAVNNLLRASLPQLGAVQFIDVGGSFVHSDGTISSRDMFDFLHLTAGAYRSISTSLHELLLQLLEETPQERRASLV, encoded by the exons ATGAGCGCTGAGGAGAATCCCGCTGCTGAACCTGCGCCTGTCATCGACGTGCAGGGAGACGGACGCTGGATGTCACAG CATAACCGGTTTGTGCAGGAGTGCAAGGATGCAGAGCCTGATGTTCTGTTTGTGGGGGACTCAATGGTGCAGCTAATGCAGCAGTATGAG GTGTGGAGGGAACTGTTTTCACCTCTCCATGCTCTGAGCTTTGGGATTGGTGGAGACACAACCTGTAATGTGCTGTGGAGACTACAGAATGGAGAACTGGAGAACATCAGACCCAGA GTGGTGGTTTTATGGGTAGGAACTAATAATCATGAGCACACTGCGGATCAAGTTGCAGGAGGAATATTGGCCATTGCACAGTTACTTCTGTCTCGCCTCCCCAAGTccaaaattattgttttg GGCCTGTTACCAAGGGGAGAGTTTCCTAACCCTCTGAGAGAGAAAAATGCAGCAGTGAATAATTTACTTCGCGCATCTCTTCCTCAACTCGGCGCTGTTCAGTTTATTGATGTGGGAGGTAGTTTTGTCCACTCAGATGGGACTATTTCCTCTCGAGACATGTTCGACTTCCTACATCTGACCGCCGGTGCATACAGGAGCATATCAACGTCTCTCCATGAGCTGCTGCTTCAACTGTTGGAGGAAACACCTCAGGAGAGGCGAGCCTCACTGGTCTAG
- the apoa1a gene encoding apolipoprotein A-I, which translates to MKFVALALTILLAVGSQAHFLQADAPSQLEHYKSAALVYLTQVKEQAQKALDNLDGTDYEQYKLQLSESLTKLQDYAQSTSQTLTPYAETISNQFLENTKQLRERVMTDVEDLRSKLEPHRAELYGVLQKHFDEYREKMEPVFQEYANLNRENAEQLRAKLQPLMEEMRQKFETNVEETKSKLVPMVEAIRTKLTASLEELKTMAAPYAEEYKEQLMKAVEEAREKLAPHTQDLQTRMEPYMENARARFAQVYETISKAIQA; encoded by the exons ATGAAATTCGTGGCTCTTGCACTGACCATCCTCTTGGCTGTGG GTTCCCAGGCCCATTTCCTGCAGGCTGATGCTCCTTCTCAGCTGGAGCACTACAAGTCAGCAGCCTTGGTGTACCTGACCCAGGTCAAGGAGCAGGCTCAGAAGGCCCTCGACAATTTGGACGGAACCGACTATGAGCAATACAA GCTGCAACTTTCAGAGAGCCTGACTAAACTCCAAGATTATGCCCAGTCCACCTCCCAGACTCTGACTCCATACGCTGAGACCATCTCCAACCAGTTCCTGGAGAACACCAAGCAGCTGCGCGAGCGTGTCATGACTGACGTTGAGGACCTCCGTTCCAAGCTGGAGCCCCACCGTGCTGAGCTGTACGGAGTACTGCAGAAGCACTTTGACGAGTACCGTGAAAAGATGGAGCCCGTCTTCCAGGAGTATGCCAACCTGAACCGTGAAAATGCTGAGCAGCTGCGTGCCAAGCTGCAGCCCCTGATGGAGGAGATGAGGCAGAAGTTCGAGACCAACGTTGAGGAGACCAAGTCTAAACTCGTGCCGATGGTCGAGGCCATACGCACTAAGCTGACCGCGAGTCTGGAGGAACTGAAGACCATGGCCGCCCCCTATGCTGAGGAATACAAGGAACAGCTGATGAAGGCTGTCGAGGAGGCCAGAGAGAAGCTTGCCCCACACACCCAGGACCTCCAGACACGCATGGAGCCCTACATGGAGAATGCCAGGGCCAGGTTTGCACAGGTGTATGAAACCATCTCCAAAGCCATCCAGGCATAA